The following are from one region of the Phycisphaerales bacterium genome:
- a CDS encoding DUF1427 family protein has protein sequence MPTPMPTMPDTLKTIVGVALAFALGAACRWIDIPVPAPNRLIGAVLVLAVTLGYLAADRALPPLPGPAQTEPAQTEPAQADPAQADPAQTEKTRDDR, from the coding sequence ATGCCCACGCCCATGCCCACCATGCCCGACACGCTCAAGACCATCGTCGGCGTCGCCCTGGCCTTCGCGCTGGGGGCCGCCTGCCGCTGGATCGACATCCCCGTGCCCGCCCCCAACCGGCTGATCGGGGCCGTCCTGGTGCTCGCCGTCACGCTGGGCTACCTGGCGGCCGACCGGGCCCTGCCCCCGCTGCCCGGCCCGGCCCAGACTGAACCGGCCCAGACAGAACCGGCCCAGGCTGACCCGGCCCAGGCTGACCCGGCGCAGACAGAAAAAACCCGCGACGATCGGTAG
- a CDS encoding DUF4331 domain-containing protein — MLLNRATLARASTGVTAAASMIALAGVAAMITPASHASSHSDAPLIDQDPMANLTDVYAFVGVKYDDPSVEVLNIVANVRPFVEPGDGPHYERFADDARYSLHVADPMTGQTLVRYDFTFSDVDGGLKNPDTILSYGLGTEPGAIMEIGDARQNFTQTYAVERVDDGGSTVLVSDAVTGPPNPGNRVTPLYNDADGAALSGAGSFDELDAYTQQAITDGTGGTVFFAGTRDDSFFADVPGVFDLLNPRILDRDGDLGDGLGQDGNGVDGFKGFNVLTLAVQIPLDALPQLPYTDAFFGDQQGVGVYASVARRQFTERVAGDDIRSSGPWVQVNRLGNPLFNEVLVALADKDRFNATDPIDDAQFASYAENPEVASLINLVYGTEFATEGRADLLAVFIPDVIRVATTTGPVRLEGDDGFSRLGFIGGDLTADVDGVSSGWPNGRRFGDDVVDIALTAVASGPSYGEITLVGDNVTENDLPYHAVFPYAATPHAGTNNSKDRTPTDFDLADIDGDGAITIFDVLEFFNIWERAGAFR; from the coding sequence ATGCTTTTGAATCGAGCAACACTGGCGCGTGCCTCCACCGGCGTCACCGCCGCCGCGTCCATGATCGCCCTGGCAGGCGTGGCCGCGATGATCACGCCTGCGAGCCATGCGTCCAGCCACAGCGATGCTCCGCTGATCGATCAGGATCCCATGGCGAATCTCACCGACGTCTACGCGTTCGTGGGCGTCAAGTACGACGACCCGAGCGTCGAAGTGCTCAATATCGTGGCCAACGTCCGCCCGTTCGTCGAGCCGGGCGATGGTCCGCACTACGAGCGATTCGCCGACGACGCGCGGTACAGCCTGCACGTTGCCGACCCGATGACCGGGCAAACGCTCGTTCGCTATGACTTCACGTTCTCCGACGTCGATGGCGGGCTGAAGAATCCCGACACCATCCTCAGTTATGGCCTGGGCACCGAGCCGGGGGCGATCATGGAGATCGGCGACGCGCGGCAGAACTTCACCCAGACCTACGCGGTCGAGCGCGTCGACGATGGTGGGTCGACCGTGCTGGTGAGCGATGCCGTGACCGGGCCACCCAATCCGGGCAATCGGGTGACGCCGCTGTACAACGACGCCGATGGGGCAGCGTTGTCTGGCGCCGGATCGTTCGACGAACTGGATGCGTACACGCAGCAGGCCATTACGGATGGCACCGGAGGCACCGTGTTCTTCGCTGGCACGCGTGACGATAGCTTCTTTGCCGACGTGCCGGGGGTGTTCGACCTGCTGAATCCCAGGATCCTGGATCGCGATGGTGATCTGGGCGATGGGCTGGGCCAGGACGGCAACGGCGTCGACGGCTTCAAGGGCTTCAACGTGCTGACGTTGGCCGTGCAGATCCCGCTCGATGCGTTGCCCCAGTTGCCATACACCGATGCCTTCTTCGGCGATCAGCAGGGGGTGGGGGTGTATGCATCGGTGGCACGCCGTCAGTTCACCGAACGCGTCGCCGGCGACGACATCCGCTCCAGCGGGCCGTGGGTGCAGGTCAATCGCCTGGGCAATCCGCTGTTCAACGAGGTGCTGGTGGCGCTGGCCGACAAGGACCGATTCAACGCGACCGATCCGATCGACGACGCACAGTTTGCAAGCTACGCCGAGAACCCCGAGGTGGCTTCGCTCATCAACCTTGTCTATGGCACCGAATTCGCGACCGAAGGGCGCGCCGACCTGCTCGCGGTGTTCATTCCCGACGTGATCCGCGTCGCCACCACCACCGGCCCGGTTCGTCTCGAGGGCGACGACGGCTTCAGCCGGTTGGGCTTCATCGGCGGCGATCTCACTGCCGACGTGGACGGCGTCTCTAGCGGCTGGCCGAACGGGCGCCGCTTCGGAGACGACGTCGTCGACATCGCGCTGACCGCCGTCGCCAGCGGCCCGTCCTACGGCGAGATCACGCTCGTCGGAGATAACGTCACCGAGAACGACCTGCCCTATCACGCCGTGTTCCCGTACGCCGCGACGCCGCACGCGGGGACGAACAACAGCAAGGATCGCACGCCGACGGACTTTGACCTTGCCGATATCGATGGCGACGGCGCCATCACGATCTTCGACGTGCTCGAGTTCTTCAACATCTGGGAGCGCGCCGGGGCCTTCCGTTAA
- the rpsT gene encoding 30S ribosomal protein S20, protein MAHTVSARKRIRQNERHRARNRWRLKAMREAIKDFNEKLAHGSVDEAKAAFLTVQKVLDRTASKGVIHPNQAARRKSRLNARLKAKATGG, encoded by the coding sequence ATGGCCCACACGGTTTCCGCACGCAAGCGCATCCGCCAGAACGAACGCCACCGCGCCCGCAACCGCTGGCGCCTCAAGGCCATGCGCGAAGCCATCAAGGACTTCAACGAGAAGCTGGCCCACGGCTCGGTCGACGAGGCCAAGGCCGCCTTCCTCACCGTGCAGAAGGTGCTCGACCGCACCGCTTCCAAGGGCGTCATCCACCCCAACCAGGCCGCCCGCCGCAAGAGCCGCCTGAACGCCCGCCTGAAGGCCAAGGCCACCGGCGGCTGA
- a CDS encoding FG-GAP-like repeat-containing protein, translating to MPYIRRFVPAILAMAPSVVLAQACDPSEIFASPVPYDAGPGGAFVALGDLDGDGSTDLAVANFRTDDVSVLLNNGDGTFAREVRYAGGRLPRTLAIGDLDGDGDNDVAVAFQLSSGIVVMLNNGDGTLAPGVLYGAGEDAFGVAIGDLDGDGDNDMAVANLTTNDISVLLNNGDGTFAPQVVYGVGADPQSVAIADLDGDGDSDLAVINSGGSGGGGDNASVLLNNGDGTFAPGVFYPVGNWPLSLAIGDLDGDGDADMAVANYRIDSVSVLFNNGDGTFTRPAFYDAGIEPSSVAIGDLDGDGDLDVAVGHADRDGNDVSVLANNGDGTFAARAVYGVGDRPYGVAIGDLDGDGDADVASANFESGDVSVLLNRCACRADFDGSGELTFMDYLAFQTAFLAGDPAADFDGDGRLSVFDFLFFQNEFLAGCP from the coding sequence ATGCCCTACATCCGCCGCTTCGTGCCCGCCATCCTCGCGATGGCTCCCTCGGTCGTGCTGGCCCAGGCATGCGATCCCTCCGAGATCTTCGCATCTCCCGTGCCTTACGACGCGGGTCCCGGTGGAGCCTTTGTCGCCTTGGGCGACCTGGACGGCGACGGCAGCACCGACCTCGCCGTGGCGAACTTCAGGACCGACGACGTCAGCGTGCTGCTGAACAATGGCGACGGCACGTTTGCTCGGGAGGTGCGATACGCCGGCGGGCGGCTGCCGCGGACGCTGGCGATCGGCGACCTGGACGGCGACGGCGATAACGACGTGGCCGTGGCGTTCCAGTTAAGCAGCGGCATCGTCGTCATGCTCAACAACGGCGACGGGACGCTCGCGCCCGGCGTGCTCTACGGCGCGGGCGAGGACGCCTTCGGCGTGGCGATCGGCGACCTCGATGGGGACGGCGACAACGACATGGCCGTGGCAAATCTCACCACCAATGATATCAGCGTGCTGCTCAACAACGGCGATGGCACGTTCGCGCCCCAGGTTGTTTACGGCGTGGGTGCCGATCCCCAGTCCGTCGCTATCGCCGACCTGGATGGCGACGGCGATAGCGATTTGGCCGTGATCAACTCGGGCGGGTCGGGCGGCGGCGGCGACAACGCCAGCGTCCTGCTCAACAACGGCGATGGCACGTTTGCGCCCGGTGTTTTCTATCCGGTGGGTAACTGGCCCTTGTCCCTGGCAATCGGCGATCTGGACGGCGACGGCGACGCCGACATGGCCGTGGCAAACTACCGGATCGACAGTGTCAGTGTGCTGTTCAACAACGGCGACGGCACCTTCACGCGCCCGGCCTTCTACGACGCGGGCATCGAGCCTTCGTCCGTGGCGATCGGCGATCTGGATGGCGATGGCGACCTGGATGTGGCCGTGGGGCACGCAGACCGGGATGGCAACGACGTGAGCGTGCTGGCCAACAATGGTGATGGCACCTTTGCGGCCCGGGCGGTGTATGGTGTCGGCGACCGGCCGTACGGGGTGGCGATCGGCGACCTGGACGGCGATGGTGATGCGGACGTGGCTTCTGCGAACTTCGAGAGCGGCGACGTCAGCGTGCTGCTCAACCGGTGCGCCTGCCGCGCCGACTTCGACGGCAGCGGCGAGCTGACGTTCATGGACTACCTGGCCTTCCAGACCGCCTTCCTGGCCGGCGACCCGGCGGCGGACTTCGACGGCGATGGCCGCCTCAGCGTGTTCGACTTCCTGTTCTTCCAGAACGAGTTCCTGGCCGGCTGCCCCTAG
- a CDS encoding DUF4198 domain-containing protein, with product MSVRIMLSIACALLSLVGEVNAHEFWIRPGTFEARPGALGKFFLMHGHRFDGEFVPRNNPYVKRFELISSNEVQSVLGRHGQSTNVARFGDAGTNIVVYESEEVRSELGAERFAAYLDEQGLDHVVEQRKARGESDQPGIEVYVRCAKALVRVFDEPSTGATSLRDRIVGLPLELVLEPLDEAFAGGQARVRVLYRGDPLPNARVVAVSQQRMHEESASRVLQTDADGFADVPLDESGPWMLTCLHMIRTDDREDADWKSFWASLTFQVVLPPTAG from the coding sequence ATGTCCGTGCGAATCATGCTGTCGATCGCTTGCGCCCTTCTCTCGCTCGTTGGCGAAGTCAACGCCCACGAGTTCTGGATCCGGCCCGGCACGTTCGAGGCCAGACCCGGTGCGTTGGGCAAGTTCTTCCTGATGCACGGGCACCGCTTCGACGGCGAATTCGTGCCGCGAAACAACCCGTACGTCAAGCGGTTCGAGTTGATTTCGTCGAACGAAGTGCAATCCGTCCTGGGACGCCATGGACAGTCGACGAACGTGGCGCGTTTTGGAGACGCCGGAACCAACATCGTCGTGTACGAGAGCGAGGAGGTGCGCAGCGAACTAGGTGCTGAGCGGTTTGCCGCATACCTGGACGAGCAGGGGCTTGACCACGTGGTCGAGCAGCGGAAGGCACGGGGAGAGTCTGACCAGCCCGGGATCGAGGTGTACGTTCGATGCGCCAAGGCGCTGGTACGCGTCTTCGACGAGCCATCGACAGGGGCAACCAGCCTGCGGGACCGCATCGTTGGATTGCCGCTGGAACTGGTGCTCGAGCCGCTCGACGAGGCCTTTGCCGGCGGGCAGGCTCGTGTGCGGGTGCTGTACCGGGGCGATCCCCTGCCGAATGCTCGGGTGGTCGCGGTCTCGCAGCAGCGGATGCACGAGGAATCGGCCAGTCGCGTGCTACAGACCGACGCAGACGGATTTGCAGATGTTCCGCTGGACGAATCCGGTCCGTGGATGCTGACGTGCCTCCACATGATTCGGACCGATGATCGTGAAGACGCCGATTGGAAGAGCTTCTGGGCGTCCTTGACCTTCCAGGTCGTACTTCCGCCCACGGCAGGCTGA
- a CDS encoding CPBP family glutamic-type intramembrane protease yields MPRTPAPRGDQTRPNDREPEGPALAEYARASRTPLHVLAFLLPLILIYEVGLALHHEELAASGGVRAWAMIAGAMETLGVSPSTVVGYSLPAAVIVVVLLLWHAFEKRRWRLKPLVVPLMFAEAVAWMVPLLLFAGVLTRLSEPVQAIPSPSPAPLVPASLDALGHLSWQARLVIAIGAGLYEELLFRMALLALLHAVLADLCRLRPGVTVAIALPISAIAFMLYHDVWTGSGPVFGLALAPALLYLVGGLYLGAIYLLRGFGLAVGAHACYNVTVLVLLGPA; encoded by the coding sequence ATGCCACGCACGCCGGCGCCCCGGGGCGACCAAACCAGGCCGAACGATCGCGAGCCCGAGGGCCCGGCGCTGGCCGAGTACGCCCGCGCCTCGCGCACGCCGCTGCACGTGCTGGCCTTCCTGCTGCCGCTCATCCTGATCTACGAGGTTGGCCTGGCGCTGCACCACGAGGAGCTGGCCGCCTCGGGCGGCGTGCGGGCGTGGGCAATGATCGCCGGGGCGATGGAGACCCTGGGGGTCTCGCCCTCGACGGTCGTCGGCTACTCGCTGCCGGCGGCGGTCATCGTGGTCGTGCTGCTGCTGTGGCACGCGTTCGAGAAGCGGCGGTGGCGGCTGAAACCCCTCGTCGTGCCCTTGATGTTCGCCGAGGCGGTGGCGTGGATGGTGCCGCTGCTGCTGTTCGCCGGCGTGCTGACGCGGCTGAGCGAGCCGGTGCAGGCGATCCCGAGCCCCTCGCCCGCGCCGCTGGTCCCCGCGAGCCTGGACGCATTGGGCCACCTGAGCTGGCAGGCGCGGCTGGTCATCGCCATCGGGGCGGGGCTGTACGAAGAACTGCTCTTCCGCATGGCGCTGCTCGCGCTGCTGCACGCGGTGCTGGCCGACCTGTGCCGCCTGAGGCCCGGCGTGACGGTCGCCATCGCGCTGCCGATCAGCGCCATCGCCTTCATGCTCTACCACGACGTGTGGACGGGCTCGGGCCCGGTCTTCGGCCTGGCGCTCGCCCCCGCGCTGTTGTATCTGGTCGGCGGGCTGTACCTGGGGGCCATCTACCTGCTGCGCGGCTTCGGCCTGGCGGTGGGGGCGCACGCGTGCTACAACGTGACGGTGCTGGTGCTGCTGGGGCCGGCGTAG
- a CDS encoding sodium/proton-translocating pyrophosphatase, producing the protein MPVPSTTSLPLTLGAISDIPAPYYVAPIAGVAALATAVYLRGSVMSKSEGEGETVRIAQAVREGAMAYLKSQYKVVGAVFIALVAVLGLMVWAELEPVWAMLGVPIAGFLSGLCGWFGMRMATNASARTATACKTSLNDGLTVAFRSGAVMGLTCVGVAILDLSFWYFFFIGFGDKLGAFSLAEEGNREGLLAAMVTVLISFKMGASLQALFARVGGGIFTKAADVGADLVGKVEAGIPEDDARNPATIADNVGDNVGDVAGMGADLYESYYSSIIAAIALGVSAAFSVTVLRGMEGGFDLAMKVGTLPIVLAGVGIIASIIGVFAVRTKEDAGFKDLLKSLHMGVWLASGLLLLAAFGVPFLLLGDAETARLLGVKWYQFGGSISAGLVSGLVIAWWTEYCTSYEHPPTKRIARQAITGPATVIITGIAEGMKSTWLSIFAVVVAILVAFGISGGNENLLMGLYGVGIAAVGMLATLGITLATDAYGPIADNAGGNAEMSGQPPEVRERTDLLDSIGNTTAATGKGFAIGSAALTALALLAAYVQVVQYHVDKQTTKFAKEQIAIVTSEGTAPLQGAVAVYEGHRRFGIMAAEEGRDGGDYAGGAIILDPTQFDEIAERGHFDGSALDLMQPGMEFTMMWEGDLATARNLTLVGDLNHGDHAHAITIRAVSTGQITISDILTFYNVTMTNPSLLGGLFIGVMLTFLFCALTMDAVGRAANIMMQECRRQFGVMRGMFRKEGMSEADIADPQRWPNQVGSGEETYPNYARCVTIATNGALKEMVLPSILAVLVPVGTGMILGVSGVMGLLAGGLITGFAVAVFMANAGGAWDNAKKLLESYGRITATAALNDSAKREKIPAEIRDDILTRAREMVESGRGDEYVYGKGSDDHKATVVGDTVGDPFKDTSGPSLNILIKLLSSVAVVFAGLVVKFAPAIGAALGLS; encoded by the coding sequence ATGCCCGTTCCATCGACGACATCGCTGCCCCTGACGCTGGGCGCCATCAGCGATATCCCAGCGCCCTACTACGTGGCCCCGATCGCCGGCGTGGCGGCCCTGGCCACCGCCGTGTACCTCCGCGGCAGCGTCATGAGCAAGTCCGAGGGCGAGGGCGAGACCGTCCGCATCGCGCAGGCCGTCCGCGAGGGCGCGATGGCCTACCTGAAGAGCCAGTACAAGGTCGTGGGCGCGGTGTTCATCGCCCTGGTGGCCGTGCTGGGCCTGATGGTGTGGGCCGAGCTCGAGCCGGTGTGGGCCATGCTGGGCGTGCCGATCGCCGGCTTCCTGAGCGGTCTGTGCGGCTGGTTCGGCATGCGGATGGCCACCAACGCCAGCGCCCGCACGGCCACGGCGTGCAAGACGAGCCTCAACGACGGCCTGACCGTCGCCTTCCGCTCGGGCGCCGTCATGGGCCTGACGTGCGTGGGCGTGGCGATCCTGGACCTGAGCTTCTGGTACTTCTTCTTCATCGGCTTTGGCGACAAGCTCGGGGCCTTCAGCCTGGCCGAAGAGGGCAACCGCGAGGGCCTGCTGGCCGCGATGGTGACCGTGCTGATCTCCTTCAAGATGGGCGCGTCGCTGCAGGCCCTGTTCGCCCGCGTGGGCGGCGGCATCTTCACCAAGGCGGCCGACGTGGGCGCCGACCTGGTGGGCAAGGTCGAGGCCGGCATCCCCGAGGACGACGCGCGCAACCCGGCGACCATCGCCGACAACGTTGGTGATAACGTCGGCGACGTGGCGGGCATGGGCGCCGACCTGTACGAGAGCTACTACTCCAGCATCATCGCCGCCATCGCCCTGGGCGTGTCGGCGGCCTTCAGCGTGACCGTGCTCCGGGGCATGGAGGGCGGCTTCGACCTGGCCATGAAGGTGGGCACGCTGCCCATCGTGCTGGCCGGCGTGGGCATCATCGCCTCGATCATCGGCGTGTTCGCCGTCCGCACGAAGGAAGACGCGGGCTTCAAGGACCTGCTCAAGAGCCTGCACATGGGCGTGTGGCTGGCCAGCGGCCTGCTGCTGCTGGCGGCCTTCGGCGTGCCCTTCCTGCTGCTTGGCGACGCCGAGACGGCCCGCCTGCTGGGCGTGAAGTGGTACCAGTTCGGCGGTTCGATCTCGGCGGGCCTGGTCAGCGGCCTGGTGATCGCCTGGTGGACCGAGTATTGCACGAGCTACGAGCACCCGCCCACCAAGCGCATCGCCCGGCAGGCCATCACCGGTCCGGCCACCGTCATCATCACCGGCATCGCCGAGGGCATGAAGAGCACCTGGCTCTCGATCTTCGCCGTCGTCGTGGCCATCCTGGTTGCCTTCGGCATCTCGGGCGGCAACGAGAACCTGCTGATGGGCCTATACGGCGTGGGCATCGCGGCCGTGGGCATGCTCGCGACCCTGGGCATCACGCTGGCGACCGACGCGTACGGCCCCATCGCCGACAACGCGGGCGGCAACGCCGAGATGAGCGGCCAGCCCCCCGAGGTGCGCGAGCGCACCGACCTTCTGGACTCCATCGGCAACACGACCGCCGCGACTGGCAAGGGCTTTGCCATCGGCTCGGCCGCCCTGACCGCGCTGGCGCTGCTGGCCGCGTACGTGCAGGTGGTGCAGTACCACGTCGATAAGCAGACCACCAAGTTCGCCAAGGAGCAGATCGCGATCGTGACCTCCGAGGGCACGGCCCCGCTGCAGGGCGCCGTGGCGGTGTACGAGGGCCATCGCCGCTTTGGCATCATGGCCGCCGAGGAAGGCCGCGATGGCGGCGACTACGCCGGTGGCGCCATCATCCTCGATCCGACGCAGTTCGACGAGATCGCCGAGCGCGGCCACTTCGACGGCAGCGCACTGGACCTGATGCAGCCGGGCATGGAGTTCACGATGATGTGGGAGGGCGACCTGGCGACGGCGCGCAACCTCACGCTCGTGGGCGACCTGAACCACGGCGACCACGCCCACGCGATCACGATCCGCGCGGTGTCGACCGGCCAGATCACGATCTCCGATATTCTGACCTTCTACAACGTGACCATGACCAACCCCAGCCTGCTGGGCGGCCTGTTCATCGGCGTCATGCTGACCTTCCTCTTCTGCGCCCTGACCATGGACGCGGTGGGCCGCGCGGCGAATATCATGATGCAGGAGTGCCGCCGGCAGTTCGGCGTCATGCGTGGCATGTTCCGCAAGGAAGGCATGAGCGAGGCGGACATCGCCGACCCGCAGCGCTGGCCGAACCAGGTCGGCTCGGGCGAAGAGACCTATCCCAACTACGCCCGCTGCGTGACGATCGCAACCAATGGCGCGTTGAAGGAGATGGTGCTGCCCAGCATCCTGGCCGTGCTCGTGCCGGTGGGCACCGGCATGATCTTGGGCGTCAGCGGCGTGATGGGCCTCCTGGCCGGCGGCCTGATTACGGGCTTCGCGGTGGCGGTCTTCATGGCCAACGCCGGCGGCGCCTGGGACAACGCCAAGAAGTTGCTGGAGAGCTACGGCCGCATCACGGCCACCGCCGCGCTCAACGACTCGGCCAAGCGCGAGAAGATTCCCGCCGAGATCCGCGACGACATCCTGACCCGTGCCCGTGAGATGGTCGAGAGCGGCCGCGGGGACGAGTACGTCTACGGCAAGGGAAGCGACGACCACAAGGCCACCGTCGTGGGCGACACCGTGGGCGACCCCTTCAAGGACACCAGCGGTCCTTCGCTGAACATCCTCATCAAGCTGCTCAGCTCGGTGGCGGTCGTGTTCGCTGGCCTGGTGGTGAAGTTTGCCCCGGCCATCGGTGCGGCACTTGGCCTGAGCTGA